The genomic stretch GGAAGGGCGTCCCACCGGTGCCCTCGACACCGTCGAAAGGTGCTCCACCGCGATTTTCACTCGGAACCCGAGTGGGCAGCATGTCCTCGTCGCTGACCGTCATGCCGAACGGCCGCATCCCGCCGCCGTCGGAGTCGGCCGTGGTGAACAGCAGGGTTTGCGGGTTGGCCTGGACGAATCGCCGGCAGACCCCCAACGCATCGTCCGACCGCTTCGCGGCGAGGAGGGTGCCGCTGGCGTTCTTGTTGTTGCCGAAGTTGTCGGTCCCTTCCTCCTCGGCGATCAGCAGGAACTGCTGCCCATCACGGCCGAGGATCTCCAGCGCGGCGTCGGTCATCTCCGCGATCGTCGGAGCGGCTGGGTCGTAGAGCGGCAGTCCCAGCTCGCGAAGGGTTTCTTCGGGCTTGTCGTTGAACGTGTGGTGTTCGCTGAAGACGCCCAGGACCTTCTCGGCGTCATCGGGGATGTTGGCGAGTTGCTCCCGGGTCTGGATGACGAGATAACCCATCTCCCGAGCCTCGTCGAGCAGGTTTCGCCCGTCGGTACGTTTGCCCTGGGTGTACAGCCCTTGCGTGCCTTCGGGCAAGAACCACTCTTCTCCGCCGGAGAACATGACGGCCGCGCCGCTGTGGACGAGCTTGTCGACGATCTCCTCGTAGTCGGCGCGGGC from Planctomycetota bacterium encodes the following:
- a CDS encoding alkaline phosphatase — translated: MPLRLLVALLLVSSAAASAEVPRDRGSVIFFHPDGAGAGTWAAARMLYAGPDGDLEWDLLPHISVYRGHQSDNLTASSNGGATSHAYGVKVKRSAFGRTEAGPDGFEPVDHQGRSLSVAKQAIAAGLPVGLVQSGSAVEPGTAVFVSSVNARADYEEIVDKLVHSGAAVMFSGGEEWFLPEGTQGLYTQGKRTDGRNLLDEAREMGYLVIQTREQLANIPDDAEKVLGVFSEHHTFNDKPEETLRELGLPLYDPAAPTIAEMTDAALEILGRDGQQFLLIAEEEGTDNFGNNKNASGTLLAAKRSDDALGVCRRFVQANPQTLLFTTADSDGGGMRPFGMTVSDEDMLPTRVPSENRGGAPFDGVEGTGGTPFLAQADRSGRRLPFAIAWASAYDVSGGILVRAEGFNGHLVAGSMDNTDVAKLIRQTLFGSQEPTTRPSTD